In Sphingomonas sp. SORGH_AS_0950, the following are encoded in one genomic region:
- the cobA gene encoding uroporphyrinogen-III C-methyltransferase → MSGFVHLVGAGPGDPELLTLKAVRCLGQADVVLFDDLAAGPMLTHARPGAELIAVGKRAGRASPKQAEIDRLLVDHALAGKRVVRLKSGDPGIFGRLEEEMVALKAAGIGFEIVPGVSAASAAAAAAAIPLTRRAEARRVQFVTGHDVTGALPADRNMAALADASATTVVFMPKRTFPALAEALIAHGLPPETPALMAEHVGCPDQRLTRSTVAGLAARLAEGVSAKAALILYGPLMEDL, encoded by the coding sequence GTGAGCGGCTTCGTCCATCTGGTCGGCGCGGGGCCGGGCGATCCCGAATTGCTGACGCTCAAGGCGGTGCGCTGCCTGGGGCAGGCCGATGTCGTGCTGTTCGACGATCTGGCCGCCGGACCGATGCTGACCCATGCGCGGCCCGGAGCCGAACTGATCGCGGTGGGCAAGCGGGCGGGCCGCGCCTCGCCCAAACAGGCGGAGATCGACCGGCTGCTGGTCGACCACGCCCTGGCGGGCAAGCGGGTGGTGCGGCTGAAATCGGGCGATCCCGGCATTTTCGGGCGGCTGGAGGAAGAGATGGTCGCGCTGAAGGCGGCCGGTATCGGCTTCGAGATCGTCCCCGGCGTCAGCGCGGCGAGCGCGGCGGCGGCGGCGGCCGCCATTCCGCTGACCCGGCGGGCGGAGGCGCGGCGGGTGCAGTTCGTGACCGGTCATGACGTGACCGGCGCGCTGCCCGCCGACCGCAACATGGCGGCGCTGGCCGATGCGAGCGCGACGACGGTGGTGTTCATGCCCAAGCGGACCTTCCCCGCGCTGGCCGAGGCGCTGATCGCGCATGGCCTGCCGCCCGAAACGCCTGCGCTGATGGCTGAGCATGTCGGCTGTCCCGACCAGCGGCTGACCCGCTCGACCGTGGCCGGGCTGGCCGCGCGACTGGCGGAGGGTGTGTCGGCCAAGGCGGCGCTGATCCTCTATGGCCCGTTGATGGAGGATTTGTGA
- a CDS encoding cobyrinate a,c-diamide synthase — translation MTPGLMIAAPASGTGKTTVMLGLLRAFRDAGVAVQPFKSGPDYIDPAFHRAACGRASFNLDGWAMPAPLLDTLGQRGADAELVLAEGSMGLFDGVARPGATGMGSSAETARRMGWPVVLVIDVSGQAQSAAATALGFARFDPDLRVAGVILNRVASPRHERLAKLGFEEIGLPVFGALPRRGDLVLPERHLGLVQAVEHPELDRLIGDYAAFLAAHVDLEAIRAAAYAKTAPATDVILPPPPAQRIALAQDAAFSFVYPHMLEGWRAGGAEVLPFSPLADEAPDASADLVWLPGGYPELHAGRLAAAETFRAGLADHARTRPVHGECGGYMALGEALIDAEGVSHRMAGLLGLVTSYAKRKMHLGYRRATLLGEVAGMPEGAVLGGHEFHYSTVLEQPDAPLAHVVDAQGEAVPETGSRRGAVTGTFFHLVARWW, via the coding sequence ATGACGCCCGGTTTGATGATCGCCGCGCCCGCCTCGGGCACCGGCAAGACTACGGTGATGCTGGGCCTGCTCCGCGCGTTTCGCGACGCGGGGGTGGCGGTGCAGCCGTTCAAGAGCGGCCCCGACTATATCGACCCCGCCTTCCACCGCGCGGCGTGCGGGCGGGCGTCGTTCAACCTCGACGGCTGGGCGATGCCCGCACCTCTGCTCGATACGCTGGGACAACGCGGGGCGGATGCCGAACTGGTGCTGGCGGAGGGCTCGATGGGGTTGTTCGACGGCGTTGCCAGACCCGGCGCGACCGGCATGGGCAGCAGCGCGGAGACGGCGCGGCGGATGGGCTGGCCGGTGGTGCTGGTCATCGACGTGTCGGGACAGGCCCAGTCGGCGGCGGCGACCGCGCTGGGCTTTGCGCGCTTTGACCCCGACCTGCGGGTGGCCGGCGTGATCCTGAACCGCGTGGCGAGCCCGCGTCACGAGCGGCTGGCGAAGCTGGGGTTCGAGGAGATCGGCCTGCCGGTCTTCGGCGCGCTTCCCCGGCGCGGCGATCTGGTGCTGCCCGAGCGGCATCTGGGGCTGGTGCAGGCGGTCGAGCATCCCGAACTCGACCGGCTGATTGGCGACTATGCGGCGTTCCTGGCGGCGCATGTCGACTTGGAAGCGATCCGCGCGGCGGCCTATGCCAAGACTGCGCCCGCTACCGACGTGATCCTGCCGCCGCCCCCGGCGCAGCGGATCGCGCTGGCGCAGGATGCGGCTTTTTCCTTCGTCTACCCGCATATGCTGGAGGGCTGGCGCGCGGGCGGGGCGGAGGTCTTGCCTTTCTCGCCGCTCGCCGATGAAGCCCCCGATGCGTCGGCCGATCTGGTCTGGCTGCCCGGCGGCTACCCTGAGCTTCACGCCGGGCGGCTGGCGGCGGCGGAGACGTTCCGAGCCGGACTGGCCGACCATGCCCGGACCAGGCCGGTCCATGGCGAGTGCGGCGGCTATATGGCGCTGGGCGAGGCGCTGATCGATGCCGAGGGCGTCAGCCACCGGATGGCGGGGCTGCTCGGCCTCGTGACCAGCTATGCCAAGCGCAAGATGCATCTGGGTTATCGCCGTGCGACGCTGCTGGGCGAGGTGGCGGGGATGCCCGAAGGCGCGGTATTGGGCGGACATGAATTCCATTATTCGACCGTCCTCGAACAGCCCGACGCGCCGCTTGCGCATGTCGTCGATGCGCAGGGCGAGGCGGTGCCCGAAACCGGATCGCGGCGGGGGGCGGTGACCGGCACCTTCTTTCATCTGGTGGCGCGCTGGTGGTGA